The Shinella zoogloeoides genome includes a region encoding these proteins:
- a CDS encoding ABC transporter permease: MSARRARAGRSFLLIAPLVAFLVAFFVWPLFSMMSQSVSDTAVLRLLPQSAQVLAGWDRKSPPTPEMQAALIADLKAVDDQQALGDMVRRLNSARSGFRTLMSKTTAALADPAGPPADLVSVDKRWNKPEFWLAIADALSPLTDRNLLAAVDLGRNADGHIEQLPPDQSVNRVILVRTFWISALVTFACMCIGYPYAIIAASLTGWKRDLMLAAVLLPLWTSLLVRTAAWFILLQEKGLINDLLQWLGLTSAPLPLIFNRTGVIIAMTHVLLPFMVLPIYSVLITIPKNLMPAAASLGAPPLRAFLRVLLPLSLRGVASGGLLVFISAIGYYITPALIGGPGDQMISSIIAFYATGSANWGMAGALGVVLLIATLALYTVYARLSADEPGRR; this comes from the coding sequence ATGAGCGCCCGGCGCGCCCGCGCGGGGCGTTCGTTCCTGCTGATCGCGCCGCTCGTCGCCTTTCTCGTCGCCTTCTTCGTCTGGCCGCTGTTCAGCATGATGTCGCAGTCGGTTTCCGATACGGCGGTGCTGCGCCTCCTGCCGCAGAGCGCCCAGGTGCTGGCCGGCTGGGACCGCAAGTCGCCGCCGACGCCGGAAATGCAGGCGGCGCTGATCGCCGACCTCAAGGCGGTGGACGACCAGCAGGCGCTCGGCGACATGGTGCGCCGCCTCAACAGCGCCCGTTCGGGCTTCCGCACGCTGATGTCGAAGACGACGGCGGCGCTCGCCGATCCCGCCGGCCCGCCGGCCGATCTGGTCTCGGTCGACAAGCGCTGGAACAAGCCCGAATTCTGGCTCGCCATCGCCGATGCGCTCTCGCCGCTCACTGACCGCAACCTTCTGGCCGCCGTCGATCTCGGCCGCAATGCCGACGGCCATATCGAGCAGCTTCCGCCGGACCAGTCGGTCAACAGGGTGATCCTGGTTCGCACCTTCTGGATTTCCGCGCTCGTCACCTTCGCCTGCATGTGCATCGGCTATCCCTATGCCATCATCGCCGCCTCGCTGACGGGCTGGAAGCGCGACCTGATGCTCGCCGCCGTGCTGCTGCCGCTGTGGACCTCGCTTCTGGTGCGCACCGCCGCCTGGTTCATCCTCCTGCAGGAAAAGGGCCTCATCAACGACCTCCTGCAATGGCTCGGGCTCACGAGCGCGCCGCTGCCGCTGATCTTCAACCGCACCGGCGTCATCATCGCCATGACCCATGTGCTGCTGCCCTTCATGGTGCTGCCGATCTATTCGGTGCTGATCACCATTCCGAAGAACCTGATGCCGGCGGCCGCCTCGCTCGGCGCGCCGCCGCTGCGCGCCTTCCTGCGCGTGCTCCTGCCGCTCAGCCTGCGCGGTGTCGCTTCCGGCGGCCTCCTCGTCTTCATCTCGGCCATCGGCTACTACATCACGCCCGCGCTGATCGGCGGGCCGGGCGACCAGATGATCTCCTCGATCATCGCCTTCTACGCCACGGGCTCGGCCAACTGGGGCATGGCGGGCGCGCTCGGCGTCGTGCTGCTCATCGCAACGCTCGCGCTCTATACCGTCTATGCCCGGCTTTCGGCCGACGAGCCGGGGAGGCGCTGA
- a CDS encoding ABC transporter ATP-binding protein, with product MAEFIRFDRITKFYGALCVVENLDLSIAKGEFVSLLGPSGSGKTTLLMMLAGFEQPTSGAILVDGQAVNDVPTHRRDMGVVFQSYALFPHMTVGENIAFPLQMRGLGKAEIAERVTRALDMVQLSTMRERRPSQLSGGQQQRVALARALVFEPRVVLMDEPLGALDKQLREQMQLDIRDLHRRLGLTIVFVTHDQSEALTMSDRVAVFNKGRIEQIGTPRQVYDEPATRFVAEFIGETNLLEGVVARVAGGEAAVRLGSGAEILAAAPEEVSAGQPVFLSVRPERIDLAETANGANNCLETEVADSVYQGDHLRVQLAAGSHPLIAKLGRRSREFTPGTKVFAAFSAGDCRVILPPGQAS from the coding sequence TTGGCCGAATTCATCCGCTTCGACCGCATAACGAAATTCTACGGCGCGCTCTGCGTCGTCGAGAATCTCGACCTTTCCATCGCCAAGGGCGAGTTCGTCAGCCTGCTCGGCCCTTCCGGCTCGGGCAAGACGACGCTTTTGATGATGCTCGCCGGCTTCGAACAGCCGACATCCGGCGCGATCCTCGTCGACGGCCAGGCCGTCAACGACGTGCCGACCCATCGGCGCGACATGGGCGTCGTCTTCCAGAGCTATGCGCTCTTCCCGCACATGACCGTCGGCGAGAACATCGCCTTTCCGCTGCAGATGCGCGGGCTGGGCAAGGCCGAGATCGCCGAGCGTGTGACCCGCGCCCTCGACATGGTGCAGCTTTCCACCATGCGCGAGCGCCGGCCGAGCCAGCTTTCCGGCGGCCAGCAGCAGCGCGTGGCGCTTGCCCGCGCCCTCGTCTTCGAGCCGCGCGTGGTGCTGATGGACGAGCCGCTCGGCGCGCTCGACAAGCAGTTGCGCGAGCAGATGCAGCTCGACATCCGCGACCTGCACCGTCGCCTCGGGCTCACCATCGTCTTCGTCACCCATGACCAGTCCGAGGCGCTGACCATGTCGGACCGGGTCGCCGTCTTCAACAAGGGCAGGATCGAGCAGATCGGTACGCCGCGGCAGGTCTATGACGAGCCGGCCACCCGCTTCGTCGCCGAGTTCATTGGCGAAACCAACCTGCTCGAAGGCGTCGTTGCCCGTGTCGCCGGGGGCGAGGCCGCCGTCCGGCTCGGTTCCGGCGCGGAGATCCTCGCCGCCGCTCCAGAGGAAGTTTCGGCCGGCCAGCCCGTTTTCCTCTCGGTCCGTCCCGAGCGCATCGACCTTGCCGAAACGGCGAACGGGGCGAACAATTGCCTGGAGACCGAGGTCGCCGATTCCGTCTATCAGGGCGATCACCTGCGCGTGCAGCTTGCCGCCGGCAGCCATCCGCTGATCGCCAAGCTCGGCCGCCGCTCGCGCGAGTTCACGCCCGGCACCAAGGTCTTCGCTGCCTTCTCGGCCGGCGATTGCCGCGTCATCCTGCCGCCGGGGCAGGCGTCATGA
- a CDS encoding ABC transporter substrate-binding protein, giving the protein MRKGILTAAVLALSAGLAAPAFARDLTVVSWGGNYQDGQREIYFKPFAEKTGKPVLDEAWDGGIGVLQSKVKAGAPNWDAVQVEAEELALGCADGLYEKIDWDKMGGKDRFLDSAVNDCGVGAIVWSTAIAYDGDKLKEGPTSWADFWNVEKFPGKRSLRKGPKYTLEFALLADGVSKDEVYDVLATDEGVDRAFKKLDELKPNIVWWESGAQPLQFLASGEVAMTSAYNGRITGINRTEGKNFKVVWPGSIYAVDSWVVLKDAENKDAAQDFIAFASEPDNQAKLPQYVAYGLPVKEAAAKVPPELAKDLPTEPANMTDALSLDIDFWIDNSEALTQRFNAWLAQ; this is encoded by the coding sequence ATGAGGAAGGGCATTCTGACGGCGGCCGTGCTGGCGCTTTCGGCGGGGCTTGCCGCGCCGGCATTCGCGCGCGACCTCACCGTCGTCTCCTGGGGCGGCAACTACCAGGACGGCCAGCGCGAAATCTACTTCAAGCCCTTCGCGGAAAAGACCGGCAAGCCGGTGCTGGACGAGGCCTGGGACGGCGGCATCGGCGTGCTGCAATCCAAGGTGAAGGCCGGCGCGCCGAACTGGGACGCCGTGCAGGTCGAGGCGGAAGAACTGGCGCTCGGCTGTGCCGACGGCCTTTACGAGAAGATCGACTGGGACAAGATGGGCGGCAAGGACAGGTTCCTCGATTCGGCCGTCAACGATTGCGGCGTCGGCGCCATCGTCTGGTCCACGGCGATCGCCTATGACGGCGACAAGCTGAAGGAAGGCCCGACCTCCTGGGCCGACTTCTGGAACGTCGAGAAATTCCCCGGCAAGCGCTCGCTGCGCAAGGGGCCGAAATACACGCTCGAATTCGCCCTTCTGGCCGACGGCGTGTCGAAGGACGAGGTCTACGACGTGCTGGCGACCGACGAGGGCGTCGACCGCGCCTTCAAGAAGCTCGACGAATTGAAGCCGAACATCGTCTGGTGGGAATCGGGCGCGCAGCCGCTCCAGTTCCTCGCCTCCGGCGAAGTCGCCATGACCTCGGCCTATAACGGCCGCATCACCGGCATCAACCGCACCGAGGGCAAGAACTTCAAGGTCGTCTGGCCGGGCAGCATCTATGCCGTCGACAGCTGGGTCGTGCTGAAGGACGCCGAGAACAAGGACGCCGCGCAGGACTTCATCGCCTTCGCCAGCGAGCCGGACAACCAGGCTAAGCTCCCGCAATATGTCGCTTACGGCCTTCCCGTGAAGGAAGCCGCCGCCAAGGTGCCGCCGGAGCTTGCCAAGGACCTGCCGACCGAGCCGGCGAACATGACCGACGCGCTCTCGCTCGACATCGATTTCTGGATCGACAATTCCGAGGCGCTGACCCAGCGGTTCAACGCCTGGCTCGCTCAGTAA
- a CDS encoding SDR family NAD(P)-dependent oxidoreductase encodes MTEERPTMLLTGASRGIGHATVKLFQSKGWRILTVSRQAFSEECAWPSARESHIQADLADLSQIDRLAATVRERLPSGRLHALVNNAGISPKGPDRSRLGVADTTADVWTHVLNVNLVSTALIARALLPELEAAKGSIVNVTSIAGSRVHPFAGVAYAASKAALAALTREMAHEFGKRGVRANAIAPGEIETSILSPGTDELVAAEVPMGRLGEPREVAETIYFLCTGQSSYINGAEIHINGGQHV; translated from the coding sequence ATGACCGAAGAACGCCCCACCATGCTGCTGACGGGGGCAAGCCGCGGGATCGGACATGCGACGGTCAAGCTCTTCCAGTCGAAGGGCTGGCGCATCCTCACCGTGTCGCGCCAGGCTTTCTCCGAGGAATGCGCCTGGCCCTCCGCCCGCGAGAGCCATATCCAGGCCGACCTCGCCGACCTTTCCCAGATCGACCGCCTCGCCGCCACGGTGCGCGAGCGCCTGCCCTCCGGCAGGCTGCATGCGCTGGTCAACAATGCCGGCATCTCGCCGAAGGGACCGGACAGGAGCAGGCTCGGCGTCGCGGACACGACGGCAGATGTCTGGACCCATGTGCTCAACGTCAACCTTGTCTCGACCGCACTGATCGCCCGCGCGCTGCTGCCGGAACTGGAGGCCGCCAAGGGCTCGATCGTCAACGTCACCTCCATCGCCGGCTCGCGCGTCCACCCCTTCGCCGGCGTCGCCTATGCCGCTTCCAAGGCCGCGCTCGCGGCGCTGACGCGGGAAATGGCGCACGAATTCGGCAAGCGCGGCGTGCGCGCCAACGCCATCGCCCCCGGCGAGATCGAGACCTCGATCCTCTCGCCCGGCACGGACGAGCTGGTCGCCGCCGAAGTGCCGATGGGCCGGCTCGGCGAGCCGCGCGAGGTCGCCGAGACCATCTATTTCCTGTGCACCGGCCAGTCGTCCTACATCAACGGCGCCGAGATCCATATCAACGGAGGCCAGCACGTCTGA
- a CDS encoding GntR family transcriptional regulator — MPEFETLDHSNLNSTIYGALCDALIQGRFQPGDRLKIRDLAEQFGTSVTPIRDAILKLANDEAITFRSPRDIRIPAMSEARYREIRSIRVRLEGLAAETAAQVATSADIAALEAILRENEAALACGDGLKGAELNQMFHFMLPKIAGLPVLNGILRRLWLQMGPLISDAYLPGGRAMIDHHYPIVEALKRHDPAAASMAIVDDILLGGKPLLERIEKGARKA, encoded by the coding sequence ATGCCCGAATTCGAAACGCTCGATCATTCCAACCTGAACAGCACGATCTACGGCGCGTTGTGCGATGCGTTGATCCAGGGTCGTTTCCAGCCCGGTGACCGCCTGAAGATCCGCGATCTCGCCGAGCAGTTCGGCACCAGCGTCACGCCCATCCGCGACGCGATCCTGAAGCTCGCCAACGACGAGGCGATCACCTTCCGCTCGCCGCGCGACATCCGCATCCCCGCCATGAGCGAAGCGCGCTACCGCGAGATCCGGTCGATCCGCGTGCGGCTGGAGGGGCTGGCGGCCGAGACGGCCGCGCAGGTCGCTACCTCCGCCGACATCGCCGCGCTGGAGGCGATCCTGCGCGAGAACGAGGCCGCCCTTGCCTGCGGCGACGGACTGAAGGGGGCCGAGCTCAACCAGATGTTCCACTTCATGCTGCCGAAGATCGCCGGCCTTCCGGTGCTCAACGGCATCCTGCGCCGGCTCTGGCTCCAGATGGGGCCGCTGATCTCGGATGCCTATCTGCCGGGCGGGCGGGCGATGATCGACCATCACTATCCCATCGTCGAAGCACTGAAACGTCACGACCCGGCCGCCGCCTCCATGGCCATCGTCGACGACATCCTCCTCGGCGGGAAACCGCTGCTGGAGCGCATCGAGAAGGGGGCGCGGAAGGCCTGA
- a CDS encoding phosphotransferase, protein MTQETPFPAPANGDDAPAGGDAMSAAFSKTELSDAAALTGDIYGVAGTAGRLSSERDETFLFTAADGTRYTLKIANPAEDPAALAFQDGALLHLARHAPAVPVPRLVPTRSGGTSHRIATHEGPRIVRLLTFLPGELQYRTPPSTNQSRHIGRALGALGLGLSGYAGRPPAGKLMWDISHTLDLAAVVDSVAPERQARVEAVLEEFLRMLPAFSALERRQIIHNDFNPHNILVDPAAPERVAGIIDFGDMVEAPLVNDLAVAISYHLFTPDWAERAGAFLEGYLSARPLQPAEAALLPTLIRARLAMSIIIAEWRSARFPENRSYIMRNHAAAWAGLHNISDLTPAGLKRLAPHLVEA, encoded by the coding sequence ATGACGCAGGAAACGCCCTTCCCGGCCCCGGCAAACGGCGACGATGCGCCCGCCGGAGGCGACGCGATGTCCGCTGCCTTCAGCAAGACGGAGCTTTCGGACGCCGCCGCGCTCACCGGCGATATCTACGGCGTTGCCGGCACGGCCGGGCGACTTTCCAGCGAGCGCGACGAGACCTTCCTCTTCACCGCGGCGGACGGCACGCGCTACACGCTGAAGATCGCCAACCCCGCCGAGGACCCGGCGGCGCTCGCCTTCCAGGACGGCGCGCTGCTGCATCTTGCCCGCCACGCCCCCGCCGTTCCCGTGCCGCGGCTGGTGCCGACCCGCTCGGGCGGAACGAGCCACCGGATCGCCACCCACGAGGGGCCGCGCATCGTGCGCCTGCTGACCTTCCTGCCCGGCGAATTGCAGTACCGCACGCCGCCCTCGACGAACCAGAGCCGGCATATCGGCCGTGCGCTCGGTGCGCTCGGCCTCGGCCTTTCCGGCTATGCCGGCCGCCCGCCGGCGGGCAAGCTGATGTGGGACATCTCCCACACGCTCGACCTTGCCGCCGTGGTGGATTCCGTCGCGCCCGAGCGGCAGGCGCGGGTCGAGGCGGTGCTGGAGGAATTCCTGCGCATGCTGCCGGCCTTCTCCGCGCTGGAGCGCCGGCAGATCATCCATAACGACTTCAACCCGCACAATATCCTGGTCGATCCGGCCGCACCCGAACGCGTCGCGGGCATCATCGATTTCGGCGACATGGTCGAGGCGCCGCTCGTCAACGACCTCGCGGTGGCGATCTCCTACCATCTCTTCACACCCGACTGGGCCGAGCGTGCGGGCGCCTTCCTCGAAGGCTATCTTTCCGCCCGGCCGCTCCAGCCGGCGGAAGCCGCGCTCCTGCCGACGCTGATCCGCGCCCGGCTCGCCATGTCGATCATCATCGCGGAATGGCGCTCGGCGCGCTTTCCCGAGAACCGCAGCTACATCATGCGCAACCACGCCGCCGCCTGGGCGGGGCTGCACAACATATCGGACCTGACGCCGGCCGGGCTCAAGCGGCTGGCGCCCCATCTTGTGGAGGCTTGA
- a CDS encoding aspartate aminotransferase family protein codes for MSMVNAFSREDFERLGEADKALIARREKVLGPAYRLFYEEPLHLVRGEGVFLHDASGEKYLDAYNNVASVGHCHPRVVEAITAQTAVLNTHTRYLHEGIVDYAETLTATFPDALSQAMFTCTGSEANDLAVRIARFVTGGTGIIATDLAYHGLTNAVAEFSPSLGESVTLGPHVRTVPAPDSYRYSPEEMMEKFGRDVEAAIADLKRHGIRPAMLITDTIFSSDGIFAGPKGFLKPAVDAIHAAGGLFVADEVQPGFGRTGEAMWGFERHGVAPDMVTIGKPMGNGYPMAGIVLRPEVIAEFGPRARYFNTFGGNPVAAAAGKAVLDTIRIEGLQQNALEVGNHLMEGLTTLARSHPTIGDVRGAGLFVGVEIVSDPATKRADAALTTRIVNGLRRRRVLISASGPRANVLKIRPPLVFSRENADMLLEALEDVLKTA; via the coding sequence ATGTCGATGGTGAACGCGTTCTCGCGTGAGGATTTCGAACGGCTGGGCGAGGCGGACAAGGCGCTGATCGCGCGGCGCGAAAAGGTGCTCGGCCCCGCCTATCGCCTGTTCTACGAGGAACCGCTGCATCTGGTGCGCGGCGAAGGCGTCTTCCTCCATGACGCGTCGGGCGAGAAATATCTCGACGCCTACAACAATGTCGCCTCGGTCGGCCATTGCCATCCGCGCGTGGTGGAGGCGATCACCGCGCAGACCGCCGTGCTCAACACCCACACCCGCTACCTGCACGAGGGCATCGTCGATTATGCCGAGACGCTGACGGCGACCTTCCCGGACGCGCTCAGCCAGGCGATGTTCACCTGCACCGGCAGCGAGGCGAACGACCTTGCCGTGCGCATCGCCCGCTTCGTCACCGGCGGCACCGGCATCATCGCGACGGATCTTGCCTATCACGGCCTGACGAACGCGGTGGCGGAATTCTCACCCTCGCTCGGCGAATCCGTGACGCTCGGCCCGCATGTGCGCACCGTGCCGGCGCCCGACAGCTACCGCTACTCCCCTGAAGAGATGATGGAGAAGTTCGGCCGCGACGTCGAAGCCGCCATCGCCGATCTCAAGCGCCACGGCATCAGGCCGGCCATGCTGATCACCGACACGATCTTCTCCAGCGACGGCATCTTCGCCGGACCGAAGGGCTTCCTGAAGCCGGCGGTCGATGCGATCCATGCCGCCGGCGGCCTCTTCGTCGCCGACGAGGTGCAGCCCGGCTTCGGCCGCACGGGCGAAGCCATGTGGGGCTTCGAGCGGCACGGCGTTGCGCCCGACATGGTGACGATCGGCAAGCCAATGGGCAACGGCTATCCGATGGCCGGCATCGTGCTGCGCCCCGAGGTGATCGCCGAATTCGGCCCCCGCGCCCGCTACTTCAACACCTTCGGCGGCAATCCCGTCGCCGCGGCCGCCGGCAAGGCGGTGCTCGACACGATCCGCATCGAGGGCCTGCAGCAGAACGCGCTGGAGGTCGGCAACCACCTGATGGAGGGCCTCACGACCCTCGCCCGCAGCCATCCCACCATCGGCGACGTGCGCGGCGCCGGCCTCTTCGTCGGTGTCGAGATCGTGTCCGATCCGGCAACGAAGCGGGCAGATGCGGCGCTGACGACGCGCATCGTCAACGGCCTTCGCCGCCGCCGCGTGCTGATCAGCGCCTCCGGCCCGCGCGCCAACGTGCTGAAGATCCGCCCGCCGCTCGTCTTCTCGCGCGAGAATGCCGACATGCTGCTGGAGGCGCTGGAGGACGTGCTGAAGACCGCCTGA
- the yjfF gene encoding galactofuranose ABC transporter, permease protein YjfF codes for MNPRYLPLTATVAIFLIAYAVCIAQYPNMLSTRVIGNLLTDNAFLGIAAVGMTFVILSGGIDLSIGAVIAFTGVFLAVLLQATSIHPLVAFALALAITTAFGALMGAIIHHLEMPPFIVTLAGMFLARGMAFVLSIDSIPIKHPFYATLKGFYYKLPGGGRITLIGGLMLVVFAAGILIAHRTRFGANDYALGGGTATARLMGVPIAGTTIGIYALSGFLAGLSGIVFSLYTSAGYSLATVGVELDAIAAVVIGGTLLTGGSGFVAGTLVGILIQGLIQTYITFDGSLSSWWTKILIGLLLFAFILLQKGLIHFTGRRRRYA; via the coding sequence ATGAACCCGCGCTACCTTCCGCTCACCGCCACGGTCGCGATCTTCCTCATCGCCTATGCCGTCTGCATCGCGCAGTATCCCAACATGCTGTCGACGCGGGTGATCGGCAACCTCCTGACCGACAATGCCTTCCTCGGCATCGCCGCCGTCGGCATGACCTTCGTGATCCTGTCGGGCGGCATCGACCTGTCCATCGGCGCGGTCATCGCCTTTACCGGCGTCTTCCTCGCCGTGCTGCTGCAGGCGACGTCGATCCATCCGCTTGTCGCCTTCGCACTGGCGCTTGCCATCACCACCGCCTTCGGCGCGCTGATGGGGGCGATCATCCATCACCTCGAAATGCCGCCCTTCATCGTCACGCTGGCCGGCATGTTCCTAGCGCGCGGCATGGCCTTCGTGCTGTCCATCGATTCCATCCCGATCAAGCATCCGTTCTACGCCACGCTGAAGGGCTTCTATTACAAGCTGCCCGGCGGCGGGCGCATCACGCTGATCGGCGGGCTGATGCTGGTGGTCTTTGCAGCGGGCATCCTCATCGCGCACCGCACCCGCTTCGGCGCCAATGACTATGCGCTCGGCGGCGGCACGGCGACGGCGCGGCTGATGGGCGTGCCGATCGCCGGAACGACGATCGGCATCTATGCGCTCTCGGGCTTCCTTGCGGGCCTTTCGGGCATCGTCTTCTCGCTCTACACCTCGGCCGGCTATTCGCTGGCGACGGTGGGCGTGGAGCTCGACGCCATCGCGGCGGTGGTCATCGGCGGCACGCTGCTGACGGGCGGCTCCGGCTTCGTCGCGGGCACGCTGGTCGGCATCCTCATCCAGGGCCTGATCCAGACCTACATCACCTTCGACGGTTCGCTGTCGAGCTGGTGGACGAAGATCCTCATCGGCCTGCTGCTCTTCGCCTTCATCCTGCTGCAGAAGGGGCTGATCCACTTCACGGGCCGGCGCAGGCGCTACGCCTGA
- a CDS encoding ABC transporter permease: MTSTLKAYALRLFPQVAALAVILLMVSIAFPGFFRLEMQNGRLYGSLIDILNRGAPVALLAIGMTVVIATKGIDLSVGAVMAICGAVAAACITSGYGLVATLLVTLGTGILCGLWNGILVAVLDIQPIIATLVLMVAGRGIAQLITEGAILTFNDAGLIFIGGGSFLGLPMPVVIWIAFGIVVALLVRRTALGMLIEALGVNRRASMLSGVSTGVLLIAAYVLSGLCAAIAGIIAAADIRGADANNAGLWLELDAILAVVVGGTSLLGGRFSIAASLLGALIIQSINTGILLSGFPPEFNLIIKAAIIVLILVIQSPRAQTAFAFLSRPRAGEKKTEQEAK; this comes from the coding sequence ATGACCTCGACGCTGAAAGCCTATGCCCTGCGCCTCTTTCCGCAGGTCGCCGCGCTTGCCGTGATCCTGCTCATGGTCTCCATCGCCTTTCCCGGTTTCTTCCGCCTCGAAATGCAGAACGGCCGGCTTTACGGCAGCCTGATCGATATCCTCAACCGCGGCGCGCCCGTCGCGCTGCTCGCCATCGGCATGACGGTCGTCATCGCCACCAAGGGCATCGACCTTTCGGTCGGCGCGGTCATGGCGATCTGCGGGGCGGTCGCCGCCGCCTGCATCACCTCGGGCTACGGGCTCGTCGCGACGCTGCTCGTCACGCTCGGCACCGGCATTCTCTGCGGCCTGTGGAACGGCATCCTCGTCGCCGTGCTCGATATCCAGCCGATCATCGCCACGCTGGTGCTGATGGTGGCCGGGCGCGGCATCGCGCAGCTCATCACCGAGGGGGCGATCCTCACCTTCAACGATGCGGGGCTGATCTTCATCGGCGGCGGTTCGTTCCTCGGCTTGCCGATGCCCGTCGTCATCTGGATCGCCTTCGGCATCGTCGTGGCGCTGCTGGTCCGCCGCACGGCGCTCGGCATGCTGATCGAGGCGCTCGGCGTCAACCGCCGCGCCTCCATGCTCTCGGGCGTCTCGACCGGCGTGCTGCTGATCGCCGCCTATGTGCTGTCGGGCCTGTGCGCCGCCATCGCCGGCATCATCGCGGCGGCGGACATTCGCGGGGCCGATGCCAACAATGCCGGTCTCTGGCTGGAGCTGGACGCGATCCTCGCGGTCGTCGTCGGCGGCACGTCGCTGCTCGGCGGGCGCTTTTCCATCGCCGCCTCGCTGCTCGGCGCGCTGATCATCCAGTCGATCAACACGGGCATCCTGCTCTCCGGCTTCCCGCCCGAATTCAACCTCATCATCAAGGCGGCGATCATCGTGCTGATCCTGGTCATCCAGTCGCCGCGCGCCCAGACGGCCTTCGCCTTCCTCTCCCGACCCCGGGCCGGCGAGAAGAAGACGGAACAGGAGGCGAAATGA
- the ytfR gene encoding galactofuranose ABC transporter, ATP-binding protein YtfR — translation MQPDNSHVLSATGIDKIFPGARALNRVDFSLRRGEVHALLGENGAGKSTLVKCLTGAYRRDGGRILVDGVDADPQSTLEAQNLGIGTVYQEVNLLPNLTVAENLFLGRQPKRFGLVNAREMNRRARALLAEYELDIDVTAELAAYSVAVQQVVAIARAVDLSGKVLILDEPTASLDAHEVAMLFRIVRRLKERGLGIIFITHFLEQVYEISDRITVLRNGQLVGTRETAELSRRELIAMMLGRELVQEVAAEHGAKSEAGEVRFRFRGFGRKGHIQPFDLDVRAGEVVGIAGLLGSGRTETAEILFGAERADSGTAEADGRALDLTSPRAAIREKFGFCPEDRKVDGIIGDLSVRENIALALQARRGWARPISRSEQDRLADDYIKALDIRTSDREKPIKLLSGGNQQKAILARWLATNPDFLILDEPTRGIDVGAHAEIIRLIESLCEKGMSLIVISSELEELVAYSSRVIVLRDRAHVAELTGGKVTTEGIVEAIAAGGRADA, via the coding sequence ATGCAGCCTGACAATTCCCATGTTCTCTCGGCGACGGGGATCGACAAGATCTTTCCGGGCGCCAGGGCGTTGAACCGCGTCGATTTCTCCCTCCGGCGCGGCGAGGTGCATGCGCTGCTCGGCGAGAACGGCGCAGGCAAGTCGACGCTCGTCAAATGCCTGACCGGGGCCTATCGCCGCGACGGCGGACGCATCCTCGTCGACGGCGTGGACGCCGATCCGCAGAGCACGCTGGAGGCGCAGAACCTCGGCATCGGCACGGTCTACCAGGAGGTGAACCTCCTGCCGAACCTCACCGTCGCCGAAAACCTCTTCCTCGGCCGCCAGCCCAAGCGCTTCGGCCTCGTCAACGCTCGGGAAATGAACCGTCGCGCTAGGGCGCTGCTGGCCGAATACGAGCTCGACATCGACGTTACTGCCGAGCTCGCCGCCTATTCCGTGGCGGTGCAGCAGGTGGTCGCGATCGCGCGGGCCGTCGATCTCTCGGGCAAGGTACTGATCCTCGACGAGCCGACCGCCAGCCTCGACGCCCACGAGGTCGCGATGCTGTTCCGCATCGTGCGCCGCCTCAAGGAACGCGGCCTCGGCATCATCTTCATCACCCACTTCCTCGAACAGGTCTACGAGATTTCCGACCGCATCACCGTGCTGCGCAACGGCCAGCTCGTCGGCACGCGCGAGACGGCGGAGCTTTCGCGCCGCGAGCTGATCGCCATGATGCTCGGCCGCGAGCTGGTGCAGGAAGTCGCCGCCGAGCATGGCGCGAAGAGCGAGGCCGGGGAGGTGCGCTTCCGCTTCCGCGGCTTCGGCCGCAAGGGCCATATCCAGCCCTTCGACCTCGATGTGCGTGCCGGCGAAGTCGTCGGCATTGCCGGCCTGCTCGGCTCGGGCCGCACGGAGACGGCCGAAATCCTCTTCGGCGCCGAGCGCGCCGACAGCGGCACGGCGGAGGCGGACGGGCGCGCGCTTGATCTCACCTCGCCGCGCGCCGCCATCCGCGAGAAATTCGGCTTCTGTCCGGAAGACCGCAAGGTCGACGGCATCATCGGCGACCTCTCGGTGCGCGAGAATATCGCGCTGGCGCTCCAGGCGCGGCGGGGCTGGGCGCGGCCGATCAGCCGCAGCGAACAGGACAGGCTCGCCGACGACTACATCAAGGCGCTCGACATCCGCACCAGCGACCGGGAAAAGCCGATCAAGCTGCTCTCCGGCGGCAACCAGCAAAAGGCGATCCTCGCCCGCTGGCTCGCCACCAACCCGGATTTCCTGATCCTCGACGAGCCGACGCGCGGCATCGACGTCGGCGCCCATGCGGAGATCATCCGCCTCATCGAATCCCTCTGCGAGAAAGGCATGTCGCTGATCGTGATCTCCTCCGAACTCGAAGAGCTCGTCGCCTATTCGAGCCGCGTCATCGTGCTGCGCGACCGGGCGCATGTGGCCGAACTGACCGGCGGGAAGGTTACGACAGAGGGCATCGTCGAAGCCATCGCAGCCGGCGGGAGGGCGGACGCATGA